The genomic window CGGGACTTGGAATGCGATAGTTATCCGAGCGAAATAAGGCCCAGCTGTTAGGATGGATACGAGAGCAATCGTCTCTGGTGAAGATACCTAGTTTGTGGACACGCGGGGGGCCGACCGGGTTGTCACGGCAACGGTCGGAGGTCGGACCCCGGTGAAGGCCGATCAGCCAGAACCAGCCAAGAGGAAATGGCCGGCCAATCCAAAGAGTCACATCTCTGCCACTTGCTTGTTCTTCGTGTCATGATCTCTTGAATTGGCTTTAATCATGATGCCATTGACTATAACACGGCAGTTCAGCCGATTGAGCTCGGTACCTCAGCTGTCCCGGGTAGCTTGCTCAAGCCGCTCGTTCTCATCGACAGTCCGCTGGCATGGGAGCCGATCCCCGGATGGGCCGTTCCGTCTGGCGGTAGTAGGCTCCGGCCCGGCTGGATTCTACACCACATACCGGGTGATGGGCAAAGTCCCAGGAGCAAAAGTGGACATGTATGAGAGTCTTCCAGTGCCGTTTGGTTTGGTTCGTCATGGTGTCGCTCCCGATCATCCAGAGGTCAAGGTTGGCTACCCTACAAGACATGGAGCAAAAAAGATCGCAGCTGATCTTTCTACCCCCAGAATTGCCAGGAGAAATTTGATGAGATTGCATCGTCTCCCAATTTCACCTTTATTGGCAATGTCTCCATTGGCCATCCTGGTCATTCCGCGAACCATTGTACTATAGAGTTGCAAAACTTGATGCGCCATTATGATGCGATTCTATTCGCATACGGAGCCTCGGAAGACAAGAAGCTTGGGATCCCTGGCGAGTCAACACTGAGTGGAATCTACTCTGCCCGTGAAGTCGTTGGCTGGTACAATGGCCTTCCTGACTgctccaacctcaacctgGATCTATCacaggctgaggaggccgtcatcatcggtcAAGGAAATGTTGCCCTTGATGTTGCGAGAATGCTGCTGGAAGACATTGATGTTCTGAAAAAGACAGACATCACAGAGCAGGCACTCGAGACGCTATCCCGGAGTCGGGTCAGAAGAGTGCACGTTgtgggaagaagaggacctATGCAGGTACGTTGAATATTAAGCGACACCTGAAGGGCAACGAATGAGACGCTGACGTCAAATTGTATAGGCTGCCTTCACGATCAAGGAGGTCCGAGAGCTGATGAAACTCGACCAAGTTGGGTTCTTACCATTCAACCGATCCCTAGTCCCCGAAGATCTCAAGACGTTGCCCCGTGCTTCCAAGCGGTTGATGGAAGTTTTGGTCAAGGGCTCGCCGACACCGGCTGAAAGTGCGTCCAAGGTGTGGTCTCTGGACAGCTGTCTCTCCCCAAGGCACTTCCTCGGAAACCAGGACGCACCCTCCAAGGTTGCGAGCACCGAATTCGACGTCACAGAGCTTGCAGATCCTTTCGACCCAAAGTCATCCGTCAAGGCAACTGGGCAAACCGCCTTTCTCCCCTCCGACGTAGTCTTCCGTTCTGTGGGCTACAAGTCTGTGGCCCTACCTGGATTTGAGGATATTGGCATTCAATTTGATGAGCGTCGGGGTGTCGTTGACAACGACGGACTTGGCAGAGTCACGAGAATGGTGTCTGATACACACGCTGAAGGTATCCGGAACCAGCGAGTTCCAGGAGTCTATTGTGCAGGCTGGGTCAAGAGAGGTCCGACTGGAGTCATTGCATCAACCATGCAAGATGCATTCATTACGGGCGAGGCAATCGCAGAGGACTGGCTCTCAGGTGGCCAATTCATGAACGCATCCGATGAGACGAGCGTGAGTGGTTGGGATGGGCTGAGGCAGGAGATAGGGCCATCAGCTTCTCAAGCCGTCGCATGGGATGATTGGCGTCGGATCGACCAGGCAGAAAGAGAACGAGGGCAAAAGAACGGaaaggagagagaaaagTTCACTAATACTGCGGACATGCTCGCGGTACTTGGATGACGCTCAAAAAGACGTTTTTAACTATTTGTATATCACATCACTCTGTACATCATAGATACTTAAGAgctcttgatcttctcggTGAGCTCAGGGACCTTTTCGAACAAATCTCCAACAAGACCGACATCAGCGATCTGGAAGATGGGTGCATCCGCATCCTTGTTGATAGCGGCAATGACCTTGCTGTCCTTCATACCCGCAAGATGTTGAATAGCACCTGAAATACCAACAGCCATATATAGTTGAGGAGCAACAACTTTGCCGGTCTGTCCAACCTGAAGGCTGTTATCGGCATAACCACTGTCGACGGCAGCACGGGAGGCACCGACGGCGGCTCCAAGAGAATCGGCCAGAGGCAGCATCACCTTGTCAAAGTcctccttggacttgagacCACGGCCTCCGGAGACAACGCGGCTGGCAGTGGAAAGATCGGGACGGTCCGACTTGGCTAGATCCTCAGACACCCACTCAGTGGGCGACTCGGTCTTGGGGtcaacaccctcctccacagtGGCAGAGCCACcctcaagagcagcagcggcaaaAGCAGTTCCTCGAATAGTCACCACCTTGATGGAATCCGACGACTCGACGGTGGCGATCGCATTGCCAGCGTAGATGGGTCGGACAAACGTGTTCTCGCCTTCAATCGCCGTGATGTCGGAAATCTGCTGCGAATCGAGAAGAGCAGCAACTCGGGGGAGGAGGTTCTTGCCGAACGCGGTGTGGCCAGCGATGACGTGAGTGTAGccgcccttcttgatgttctcAACTAGGAGAGGGGCATAGTTTTCGGGGAGACCCTGGTTGAGTTGTTAGTCTGCGCCTATGAGATCGAGGATGTACTCTGCGACGGTGCTGACCTTGTCGTAGGCGCCGTTATCCACGGCGATAATCTTCTCGAcgccctcagccttggcggcctcctcTGCAACAGACTTGATGTTGCTGCCAGCGATAAAGCCATGAACCGTTCcaccgagcttcttggcagctgTAAAGGCGCTCAATGAGCTGTGGTTGAGCTGTCCATCCTTCTGCTCCAGAATGGCCAGGGTCGACAACAGTCTTTGGCGGGCTTGTGCGTTGAGGCTATAGGCATGGGCGCGACCCATGAGGCCAGTGGCCTGCTTCGCCAATACTCGTCTCGCAGTCGGAAGCATCTTGTCGGTGGAATTGGTTGCTTGGGTTGGCCAGCTGCCAACTCtaggaggagatgatggctgtTTAAGGCACTCTGTGAGTCGGCGACGGCTGGTGACGGCCCGAGGTAGCGGCCGACTTGATCGCTCTTGGGGCGCCCCCGTCATCGGCCACTCGCCGGGAACTGACGGCAGGTGCGACGGAAATGCCGAGCCGACTTGAGAGGACAATCACATGATCAAAGAGAGGCGAAGCACGTGACTGACACAAGTCACGTGATATAGCTGATCCCCTGCCTGGCGCTGCGCGTTCAGGATGCAGTAGCCAGGAAGCTGAATGCCAGTCAATCTCCCCGTTACTGTCGCGCCAAAATTTCTCCAAGACGCgacccatcccatccatcgccagactccatcaacatcacGACGCTAGTGGCATCGATTTCCCAACGGCACACCAACCAACAGTCACGTCTGCTGTTGCGCGACATTTCCTGTTCGCCTGTCTCCGCGCAACGCCTTCCTCGCGCGCGCTCGATTGACCGTCTGTCGTAACCCGTCGCCCGCGACCCTTGGCCGATCGCGATCCTCATCAAGATGGATGACACTGCGACCTACGGCTCGCCCGGCAACGGTGCTTCGCCCAACAGCAATCCAATCCTTGCGCAACCTCCTTTGCAACCAGACCCAAGCGCTGGCGATGGTGAAGGTACGCGCGCATTACGCTCTGTCCCTGAGCCTCCCCCGTTCATGTTGCTGATGGGTCATCTAGATGTCCAGATGTCAGAGGGACTGGCAACCGACTCAAACATTAAACAGGACAGCACGACTCCTGCTCCAGGTAGGACGAATTGATGATAGTTGACAGAGAGTTTGCTAAGATTGCTAGCTcgcggcgatgaggagatgAACGATGCGCCTGATGATGCCAagggcaaagatgaggcGGCTGGAGGCACTGATGGTCAGGACAAGTCAAAGGAGACAGCCGAGTCCGCTGCTCGTGAGCACCTCATGACCCAGACACACGCGATTGTCCTTCCTAGTTACAGCACTTGGTTCGACATGAACACCATCCACGATATCGAGCGCAAGGCGATGGCCGAGTTCTTCAACAACCGAAACCGTAGCAAGACACCCGCTGTCTACAAGGACTACCGCGACTTCATGATCAACACATATCGTCTTAACCCCGTCGAATACTTGACGGTGACCGCCTGTCGCCGAAACCTGGCTGGTGATGTTTGCGCCATCATGCGCGTTCATGCTTTCTTGGAGCAATGGGGATTGATCAACTACCAGGTAGGACATGTGGCTTGGCGACTTATCGTGATCGTTTCTAACTCTTAGCAGGTTGATGCTGATCAACGTCCCTCGCATGTTGGACCCCCCTTCACCGGCCATTTCAAGATCATCTGCGACACCCCCCGAGGTCTTCAGGCATGGCAGCCCTCTGCTGACCCAGTGGTCttggagggcaagaagagTCAAGATACCGACAACAAGGCCAATGCGACCGCGCCAGCGAAGGCCGATCAGAATCTCGAGATTGGACGTAACATCTACGAAGCCAATGCTAAGAACACTCTCATCACTAAGACGGAGGGCAAGACGAATGGAGAGACTCCTGCTACTAATGGTGTTCCTGGGGCTGAAGATGCCACCAAGACCCCTATTGCGAAGGTTCACTGCCATCAGTGTGGAAACGACTGTACCCGAATCTACTACCACAGCAACCACACCGACGCGAACCCGAAGGCCAAATACGATCTTTGCCCCAACTGCTTCACTGAGGGTCGCCTGCCTGCCAACCATACCAGCAACATGTATGTGAAGATGGAAAACCCCACATACACATCAACTCTCGACCGGGACGCCCCGTGGACGGATGCCGAGATCTTGCGACTGCTCGAAGGTCTTGAGCGGTTTGATGATGACTGGGGTGAGATTGCCGAGCATGTCGGGACCCGCACGCGGGAGGAGTGTGTCCTTCAGTTCCTGCAGCTGGATATTGAGGAGAAATATCTTGATTCGGAGGCCCCTATCAGTGGTCCTACTGGGTTGTCGATGCTTGGTCCTCAACAGGGACAGCTTCCCTTCAGCCAAGTGGATAACCCTGTGATGTCGGTCGTTGGATTCCTGGCTAGTCTAGCCGATCCAGCCAGCACGGCTGCGGCGGCGAGCAAGTCCGCTGAAGAACTCAAGCGAAAGCTTCGCAAGCAGCTGGATGGCGAAAAGGCTGGCGATGAAGCCAAGGCTAACGGCGAcggcaagaccaaggctgATTCGATGGACATTGATGTCCGTCAAGAaacaaccaccacaaccacgacgacgaccacaacaacgacaaagaCAAGCGCGCTTGCTTCGATCCCTCTGGCATCAATTGGCGCTCGGGCGGCAGGATTTGCATCACATGAGGAGCGAGAAATGACACGATTGGTGTCTGCTGCATCTAATGTGACTCTCCAGAAGCTGGAAATGAAGCTGAAGTactttgatgagatggaggctgTACTGCGCGCAGAGCGACGAGAGCTTGAGCGGGCGCGTCAACAATTATTCCTCGACCGACTGGCTTTCCGCCGAAGAGTGCGTGAGGTCCAAGAAGGCCTCAAGGCTGCGGCAGCGGTTGGCGGCGAGCAGGGTGTACGCATGGCCCAGGATGCTATGAACGAGGGTGACCGATTGAGCCTCCAACCGGCACCTGGAGCGCAAGCCGTTCCACCTCCAAGCAACGATGGCCAAGTGAAGAGCTACGAGGCTTAGAAGCTTGGGTTAAGAATGGCACAGCACGAGACAGGAAATGGGAAAAGCTGATGTGACAGGACAGATTGGGTTCaatgccgatgatggcgtaTGATTGGCGCGGGGGATCGGAGTGTATTGATTGACTTGGTCCAAAGGTGCCAACTTGTCACGGAGTCAACGCCACTGGTTTGCAGTCACTGTCACAGACAGGCCGTGACAGAGGTCTAGATCAGAAGAGCCGTTGCAAGCCGTCAAACAGTTGGAAATACCGACTGGGTGGCTATCCGGGGATGCATTGCCAAGGCAATGGGCATGCATGCGATATAATCAGTTGCGAAAGGGTGTACTATTATGTGGTATAGATGCCTTGATCGTTGTTTTTTGCTACCCCGGCTGTTTTTTACTGACGTCCTTGTTTGTGAACATGGGGCGAATAGGAATGATTTACATATGTAGTTGATCTATTTGTTTTGCAGTCTGTTTTGTCCGTTGAACACTATGCTCAGGATTCAGGATCCCCATCCTGCCACAACGTATTCCCACGCATTGCCTTCAAGTGAGATCATTGCATGCGGTGCCGAAACTAGCGCGGGTAACTACCGACCCCGTGGGAGTATCTGTCGAATCGGTTCGGTCGAGTTCCGGACGGGGTCGGGCCAGCGGGACGGTACCAATGTGAGTGCAGCTGTTTCGAGAACGCCCACGTAGGGTACTGGGCCTATGGAGGGTAGAGGAGACCCTCCGTGAGGTCGTGGATATAATAGAGATCCTGCAGGCTTGCGTGGGACGTGGACCAACGGAACTTGCAAAAGGGACGTGGATTTCACTCCACTTCAacaaggtggtggtgaactCACAGCAGGGAGAGCCGATTGGGATGGGGATAGTGATAGAGAATTGTTatgagagaagaagagtgaAACCTGACGAGTGTTATAGGAAAGTGGTCTAATGTTAGTCGAGCATTGACAAACTATAATCCTTACAGCACTTTATAACCTCTCAGATATTGTAGTTGGAAAAGGGATAGTTCATACCCCAGAAGAGCCTCAAGCTTGCCTCGGAGAGAGTGGATCTAGATCGTTCGAGATAAAGCCGCATGATTGGCCGAtttcccttccttcctctcgAGGTGGCCCGACAAAGGCATGTACGTACCTTCACCGTGGGTTGCACCTGCCCTGGCGGCCCTTGCCGTTGTACCTCGGCCCAAGGCTGATGCGGGGTGACGTCCTCGGTCGAGGTCACAAGCAGCCAAGGACAGGAAAGAGCATTGGCGCGGAGTACGTGCCCCCTGCCCCTGCCCATGGGACGTCGTCGCATTCGACTCCATACTCCACCACGAGCTCACCACGCCCATCTCGTTGCTGCGCACCATTGACTGCCCCCCCGGAGATATTCCCGCCTTGCCCCTGGCTTTGCCTCCACTGTCGGTACTCGTCTGAATCTGTCTAGCCGTTTCCCCTCCTGGGTCCGTCTCTCTTCCCCAGTTGCTACCGCTCTCAACCGAGGCCGAAGTGATAAGCGCAGCTTGTCCCACGTCCGTGTCGACTGTCAACCGGTCTTTGGATACTCTTGTATAAAAGGCCGAcatcgccgcctccgccCTAAAAGGCCCTCTCCTGCCTCTCGGTTCTTCCAGACCCTTTTCCTGCTCGCGCCGGCCATGTTGACTCTAGCCCGCTCGTCCGCCTTGAGGAACAGCTTCCGTCACTTGACATCAGCACGCGCCGTAAGTTGGCCCTCCATTGCCATGCAACCTACACCGATCTACTTCTGCTCTTCATGGAAGACTTTCACATGCCTCGGATTCCATCTAGGACATGGAATAGAATGAATGCTTTTCTGTCATCTTCCTATTCTCTGTTCAGGTGGATACCGAGTCATGGCCGGGCGGCGGGAACTACACCCATCCCGCCGGTGCTTGTGATCGGCCGCACCACGGCTCCGGCCGCCCAGCGATGCCTCGGTCGCTTTCCGAACGGCCATTTTTGCTCCTTTCCTCGTTTTGCATATCTTCATATTCGTCGTCTAGCAGCAATCTTCTATAATCACAAACCTTTCTTTTCGCTAACTCACCTTCAGGCACAGactctcatcatggccccAGCTAAGCGAGCCAACAGTTCCTCTGCCTCAGGTATGCCACTCCCAGTGTCAAAAAGCGATTGTGTCTTGAACCGGAATACTGATGCGCCGCGGTCTTAGGCTACGTCGAGGATAAGTCCAAGGGCCCAATGCTTAGGTGGCAGGACTCCCTCCCTCGTTTGCCTGTGCCATCGCTCGATGAGACCGCCCGACGTTATCTCAAGTCCCTTCATCCGCTCCTTACACCCGCCGAGTACGAGAACAGCaagaaggctgtcgaggagTTTGTGCGTCCTGGCGGTGTCGGCTCAAAGCTCCAAGACAAGCTCGTCGCCCATCGCGAggaccccaagaccaagaactGGATCTACGAGTGGTGGAATGATGCGGCCTACCTGTCTTATCGCGACCCGGTTGTTCCCTATGTCAGCTACTTCTATTCCCACCGCGACGATCGACGCAGACGAGATCCTGCAAAGCGCGCcgctgccatcaccacctcaGTTCTTgagttcaagaagcaggTCGATGCTGGCACCCTCGAGCCCGAGTACATGAAGAAGCTCCCCATCTGCATGGATAGTTACAAGTGGATGTTTAACGCTTCCCGTGTCGCTGCCAAGCCTGCCGACTACCCCGTCAAGTTCTCtgccgaggagaacaagcACATCATTGCTATTCGCAAGAACCAGTTCTTCAAGATCCAGCACGAGGTTAACGGCCAACAGCTCAACACCTCGGAGCTTGAACAGCAGTTCAAGCACGTTTACGAGGTTGCTCGACGCGTCCCAGCTGTCGGCGCTCTCACCTCGGAGAACCGAGATATCTGGACTGATGCGCGCAACATCTTGCTGCAGGCCAGCCCCAACAACAAGGCCGCTCTTGAGGCTATCGAGTCAGCCTCTTTCGTCGTGTGTCTGGACGATGCCTCCCCCGTTACTCTTGAGGAGCGCGCTCACCAATACTGGCACGGTGATGGTGCTAACCGATGGTATGACAAGCCCCTGCAGTTCATTGTCAATGACAACGGCACCTCTGGTTTCATGGGCGAGCACTCAATGATGGACGGAACTCCTACTCACCGCCTGAACGACTACGTCAACGACCTCATCTTTGGCAACAAGCTCGACTACTCCAACCCTAGTGTCCGATCCAACTTGCCCGACCCTCAACTCGTCAAGTTCGAGATCAACAATGAAGTCCAGGCCGAAATTGACCGGGCGACCAAGGATTTCAACGAAGTCATCGGCAAGCACCAGCTTGCCGTCCAGGCCTACCAGGGCTATGGAAAGGGCCTcatcaagaagttcaagtGCTCCCCCGACGCCTATGTCCAAATGATCATCCAGCTTGCCTACTTCAAGATGTACGGCAAGAACCGCCCTACCTACGAGTCTGCTGCCACACGCCGCTTCCAGCTCGGTCGTACCGAGACATGCCGAACTGTCTCGGATGAATCGACGGCTTGGTGCAAGGCCATGGAAGATGCTTCAGTTGATGAGAAGTCCCGTGTCGACCTATTCCGCAAGGCCATCAACGCCCACCTCGAGTATATCTCCGCCGCTTCAGACGGTAAGGGTGTTGATAGACACCTCTTTGgcctcaagaagcttcttgagccCGGCCAGGAGGTCCCTGCTATCTACAAGGACCCTGCCTATGCTTACTCCAGCTCATGGCATCTGTCCACTTCTCAGCTGAGCTCTGAGTTCTTCAACGGCTACGGATGGAGCCAGGTCATCGATGCCGGCTTTGGCATTGCGTACATGATCAATGAGAACAGGTATGTAACCAGATCTTTGACTTCTTAGAGCGTAGTACTAACAGCATACGACAGCCTTAACTTCAACGTTGTCTCCAAGGGTCTGGGCAGTGACCGCATGAGCCACTACTTGAACGAGGCTGCCAACGATATGCGCGAACTGCTCACACCCACTCTTGAGCCTCCCAAGGCTAAGCTGTAAGAATGTGCATCTTCAATGTTTCTTAGACGGAGTTATGCCAAGTTTACATATGACACAATACTATGGCTGGGTAGTTTAGATATGGTATCGGGCTGAGAAGGAGTGGCGTTCTCACCTGATTGTGCATGTATTCTAGACATGATATTGTTACCGCCTGGAGAGAAGACCTGGCGATTTATTTGAAAGCGATGAATTGGAGCTTACGCATTGGAGGGTAGAAGGAAGCTGTAGATCAAAAGTCGGAGCGATGACAACTACAAcaataaataaaaaaaaggtcAAAAAGTCTTGTCATTTCTCATGTCACCGCAACAAGTCTAGATGGACATGATAAGAAGACTTATGACATGGCTGATGAAGGTACTACGGTATATCCTACTCCTACAAACTGACAGATCCGAGCAGTGGATGAAACTCGACTACTTTAGCCGGCGTGCGCCACTATCTCGTTAACCAAGTcgcccttggcctcatcGTAGTAGGAGCAGATCTGTGAGGGCAGAGGCACCTCCTTGTagtcctcatcctcgcccgATATAACGTTGAGGTTGATACCTGCCGACTTGCTCGTGAAAACCTTGGTGCCTGTGCTCTCCTTGCTGAAGTAGATTTGTGCCCCATCGATCTGGTCCAGCATGACTGTAGGAATGGTGCCGAGAACTTGAAGGGCGAAGTTCTGGGCTTTGACGACATCAACCGTAGAGACAAGGGTGTCGACAATGAGGGACAAGCGGGTCGAGTTCTCAACCGTCACCTGGTTAGCCTTGCCCCTGATTAtaatggtggtgttgttgcaTCGGCTGATCAGAACGGAATGCGTCAGGGAGGCCTCGATCTCAATGGGCTCGGGCTCCTTCTCGTAGTTTTCCTAAGCTCAAGTTAGTGGCCTGCTTCGCCTAATCGTACTGGTTGAGACATACAATAGTCCACTTGTtgccctccagctccttcttgggAGGCTTCTTGACGCGCATGCTCtggggcttgggcttctttCCTGGCGCTGGACTCTTGCCCCGGGTAGCACCGTGATGTTCAGAGACTGTTGAGCCCGCGCGGAGGGACGGGTTCTTGTGCGTCATCTCAGACCTGTCCACCTTACGGAGACCCTGTGTGACAGACTCGCCCTTGTTGAGTTCCGAAAAGACTGCACCGAAACCACCGCTTGGCGCAGCAGGGGCGGGCTCTGTCTTGATATCCAGAACCGGAGGAGGGCCCGGAGGCGGCGGGGGAGGCGGGGGAGCACCACCAGCAGGAGGAGCCGGAGCAGGCGGAGCGGGTGCAGTGCTGGGGCTACTGGAAAGTGACTTGGCGACCTCCTGCGCTGGCTGTCCGTTGGGGTTCCAGGGGATACCATTGGCGAAGTATTGCTTGACGTAGTCGGCGAGATCGCGGAAGATCTGGTACAGGCTTTGAACCCAATCGGCGTGCCTGCTATCCCTGCGCATCCAGTCAGTACTGCGAAACGTGCCTGCCTAGGATTCGACCTACTTCTCCTTGTGCTCCTTAAGCACCCTGTTTCCAAAGAACTGAGCCGAACCAAGAGACTCCTCGACATGCTTGTAGGGGCGGGTGTCAATGGTGATCCAAGCCAGAACCGTGATACCGGCGGAAACAGCGCTCAAATGGTTATAAGCGGGGTCAGGTCGGTTGGCCTCCGTGAGGGTGGTGACAGCCGACAAAGCGTCGGTGATGGGCTTGAGAAGGCTTTCGTACATGGGCAGATCGGGGCCCGAGAGGTTGGGCTTCTTAGCCTTAGTCGAGATAAGGAGAAACTTCCGCTGCTCTTGGAAGCCCTTCTTGACTTCCAATGCCTAGATATTAGGGCAATGTCAGCTATTGGCCTTCCTCGAAGAGATCCCGTTGTTGGAATTGGTTGTACCTGCTCAGCGATGAGCCCACCAAGCTCCTGGCTCTGCTCAACATATTTCTCGACGGCGGAGCTCAGGAAGGCATCGAATTCCTCAATAGACTCTGGAAGTGGCTCGGCGACTGGCTTAGGGACAGGCTCGGGCTTGGGAGGAGCGACAGGCGCAGCAGGGGcggctggagctggaggtgcTGCGATGGCAGCGTTGGAAGACGAAGTAGCGGGGGCATCGGGCGGAAGCTCAGTAGAAGCAGCGATATCCTCGAGGCGAGAGGTAGCAGCTTCAAGCCTGGAGATGTTATCAGCATGGGCGGCGGTTGAAACCAAGACTCTGGCAATCTGTACCGCTTGATCAGAGTGGTGAGATTATGCATGTGGTTTGTGGCGGCCATGGTGTCGGTCTCGGTTCGCTCCGGTCACTGGGAGAGCTTGGGGAGAATCCTTCCTTATATATACAGTACGCGGCGAACGGCGACGTGCGCAGGCAACAGAATAGTTCGCTCTGCCTGGTGGATTGCGCAAGTCGTAATCGTCGAGGGTTATGCCACCTAGTCGAGAACGAGTCAATGACATGGCATCACAAGAGGCAGACGCAAAAAAAACTGCCGGTTAGGCGCTTACCTTGACCATGAATATGTTGCAACAGTCAAAAGCTCAGCGAggatgcgatgcgatggtACGAGGTGAGGAGATGGGAGCTTGACCGAGGAGGTTGCGGAATAGGGATGAGCTAGGCAGGTGGTAAGGAGGTTTGGAGGTACTTGAACTCGACTTTTTGGGTCGCCTGGCTAGGTGCGAAGTGTGGGTAGCTTGTAGGTACAGCTGGCCTAGCTCTCACTCCCCTGCAAGCCCGTTAGGTAAGGTAGCaccatgaccttggcctccaaATACTTAGGTAGGTTTCCGTCCATTCCAGCGCCCCTGAGCCTGGCTGCTCGGCGCTGGATTGCCCGGTTCCGGCGCAGCCTCCTCTGTCTTCCAGGTTTGCAGGTGCCCAGGTACCCGCAGGGGCAGGCACGCAGTTGGTTGTGAGCCACGTGGTCATCTTGGTCTCAAAGTACCCTATCTTTGGAACTTGACGGCATTTAACCGGATTGATTTATCGCACCTCGACCACCATATTGATAGAGTGAAAGTTAAAATATAAGCCTCTATTCTCGGCAAAACACGGAAAATATTAATGGCTTTGGTTTCCAATAAAGAACGGGAGCTGCCTTGGGAGGACAGGGGAGGTATGTAGGTACCTTAGATAAGATAGACTGGGTACTGGTGGAGGCTCAAGGCCATACGCCAGATGCTGCAGCTCCGATCAGCCCAACGCAGACACCGCTTGAACTTGAACCTgaaaacaacaccaacagaTCATTCACGGCCTCCCAATTCCACCTTGCGTTTTCGCTAGATACCTACTGAACAGTGCCCAAAGAGCGCATTCCATGAGCTCTCGTCTAGTGTCCTCGCAATACCGGAATAAACTCTTTCGCTTCGCTGAGCCTGAGCGTTTCCACCCCTGCAATACGATCCCTCAGGTCTTTGACATCCATCCCCGGCACCATCTCCACCACCAACCTATTGGGAATTTCCAAGTCCGTGGGCAATAACTAGGATCGGCCACAGCCGAGCCTGCTATTCCTTTGAGCCAACCTCTTTCCCCTGCCTGACTGGCCTGAATTTGAGGTTCTGTGTTGCTGTTGCGCTCATCGGATTGCCGTCGGCTCTTTACGTGTCGCGTCGTCCACCAACCCGCTGAGTGAGAGGTtgcaccatcaccagcgtCATGGAGGCCGTTGTCGATGATCGGCCCAAGTCAGAACTGCCCATcgatggcgaagaggagTCCCATGCAGAGGGTGAAAAGAATCTAGATCTAGAGCAgacccaagatcaagaccaagtccCAGACCCGAGCCACGATGAACcacaagaagatcaacaagcTTCGTCGGTGATTGACACTCAAACACCAGATGACCAGGTTGCCACGATTGACTTTGTCACTTTGGGCATGTTTATCATTGGTTAGCGGAGCCTCCTCAGTCCATTCTTGAACCTTGCGGTTGCTGCTCTTTTAGAGATGGATGTATCGTAAGACAAAGCT from Fusarium keratoplasticum isolate Fu6.1 chromosome 10, whole genome shotgun sequence includes these protein-coding regions:
- a CDS encoding Adenylyl cyclase-associated protein; this encodes MAATNHMHNLTTLIKRLEAATSRLEDIAASTELPPDAPATSSSNAAIAAPPAPAAPAAPVAPPKPEPVPKPVAEPLPESIEEFDAFLSSAVEKYVEQSQELGGLIAEQALEVKKGFQEQRKFLLISTKAKKPNLSGPDLPMYESLLKPITDALSAVTTLTEANRPDPAYNHLSAVSAGITVLAWITIDTRPYKHVEESLGSAQFFGNRVLKEHKEKDSRHADWVQSLYQIFRDLADYVKQYFANGIPWNPNGQPAQEVAKSLSSSPSTAPAPPAPAPPAGGAPPPPPPPPGPPPVLDIKTEPAPAAPSGGFGAVFSELNKGESVTQGLRKVDRSEMTHKNPSLRAGSTVSEHHGATRGKSPAPGKKPKPQSMRVKKPPKKELEGNKWTIENYEKEPEPIEIEASLTHSVLISRCNNTTIIIRGKANQVTVENSTRLSLIVDTLVSTVDVVKAQNFALQVLGTIPTVMLDQIDGAQIYFSKESTGTKVFTSKSAGINLNVISGEDEDYKEVPLPSQICSYYDEAKGDLVNEIVAHAG